AACCGGTGACGGCTTCCAGCCGTCGGCGTATTTCCTCTAGGACTCTGTCAACGTCGAGCATCGGTTCCCGGGTTTGCAACGCGAGCGCCAACATTTTGGCCGGGGTTTCCTCCATGGCCAGCTCAGCACAGGAGACCAGCGACAAGGGAGCCGTGCCAAAGATCCTGGACATGGCGTTGACGACGGATGCGGAAAAGGTCCCAACGAAATTGTCTGCCGCAATGCCCCGGCATGAAGGATCCGATGCTTCCGCCCTCAGGTTGCGGACTGCTAACGCCAGGTCTTGGACGGCCAGTGATTCCACGTCCAACGCAGCATCCCAGGCAGTTCGGACAGCTTTGCGGTGAGAGCGAGTTGGCGCGTGCGCAAGGGACCGCTCCACCGCGACAAACGCGGGCAGTCTGTCATCTTCCGCGGGAGGAACGCCGCCCCCGAAGGTGCAGTGTCTTTCTTCTTCACGGAGCGCCCGGGCCGCTTCCTCAACAGCAACCCTGGAATCAGCCGGTCCACGTTGTGACCCGTCCGCTTGTCCGTGGAGTGAGGCGCGGAAAGCGTGGTCGAAGAGGTCGTCATTGGCTTCGAGGAAAGCCATCAGATATGCGGTGTTGTTGTGATCCACCAGGGTTTCCCCGGAGGCGGGCAGTCGTGAGTTCCGCTCTTCCACCCAATTCCGAAGGCCACGCTTGTAGCCGGGCTCGGTCATTGCCGCCACGTTCGTCATGGTCGTCGCCCACTTTCCGGGTCTTCCAGCATGGGATGGTCAAAGCGGTAGCAATCGCCGTCGTACGAAGCCACGTACAGGCTGCCATCACCGCATGGCATGGGCGACGTGTGCACCGCGGTGGGGTGATCGGGCCGGCCAATAATCTGCGAAGACTCCCACAAGAACGCACCACTGCATGCATCAAGGCAGCAAACAGTTCCCCGGTCGCTGGTGAAAAGCACCGTCTGTTCCTCACCCAGGACGAGGGATGTGTACTCGAAGAGCCCGCCACCGGTCCAGTGCCATTCCCGGGCACCAGTTACCGCATCCACCGCTGAGATTCCCTGTCCCCTTACCGGAACAATGACGAGTTCCCGAATCGATGCGAGGCTGCCATCGATCCGTCCACCCATCGTCAGGTCAGCCAGCTGCGTTCCGCTTCGGGTCCATCGGCAGAGGACTCCCTCCGTCGTAGCGCAGACCACCATGTCCTTGCAGATTGTGGGTGACGATCTGATGATCCCATTGGCTCTGGCACGCCATTGGAGCAGACCGTCCGCCTGCAGGCAGGCCACATCGTCGTGGTCCACCACCACTACTTCTCCGGATTCGAAAACCACGGGTGACGCATAGGGTGCGCGGTCGTAAGCATAGGTGTTCTGGTAAGTTGCGGACGCTGTGTCGAAGGTCCACTTCGTATTTCCGGACGCCACATCGAGGGCCACCAGTCTGTGCCCGAAAACCGGAACGTAGGCCGTCCCGCCGTCGGGCGAATAGGCGATGGTGCCCAAGACTGGGCCGGACAGGGCAGCCGTCCACACGGCACGGCCCCTGAGGTCGAAGCGGACAACCATCCCGCCCGTGCTCGCAACCAGGAAATCGGCAGCTCCCGGAATAGCAACAGGGGAAGAGTAGATTCCTGCGTCCAGGCGTCGAACCCAATACTCGCGCTGCATGGTCGTGTCCAGGAACCGGACACGACCATCCTCGCCCCCGATGATCACACCTATGTCCGCCACAGGGAGGGGGCTCGCATTAAAGGCGACCGGAACGTGGTCATCCGAAAGCAGGCTTTTCTCGTTGACGGTGCGGACCGCAACCACCTGGGGCTCCCGACGGCGCGATCCCGGCCAGGTGGTTTGGGCCGTGCATTCCATGGAGGTCTTGCCCATGGCGTGCCGCGAGTGGAGACCCATTGCTGATACAGCGTCCAGCGTCATTCAGGCCCCTCCCATAAGCCGGTATCCGAGCTGCCGGGTCCGCATGCTGTACCTCAATGCCAGGAGAAGCGACGCGACGGCTGCGGATGCAACGGCAACCAGTGCCGATTCCCAAACCAGAATTCCGACGATAGCGATAGGAATGGTTACCAGATACGTGACCACCGTTGATGGCAAGGATAGCCATGCGGCCCGCTGCTCAACCGTCAGGATTTCGCCGCACAAATTCTCCACGACGTAGGCGGGAACCGCGATGAGATACGCGGCAGTCAGTAGCCAGACCAGACCGACGTCGACCTCGTCACCGCCCAAAACCTTGGCAAGGACGGGGACGGCCGCTGCTACGCCTGCAGCGGCGATGAAACTGGGCCACACCACGTACTTGCGCGAACGTTGCACTACAGCGTGGGCGTCTTGCTGGCTCCGCCCCCGGGAGTATCCGACAAAGACGCCGACGGCGCCGAGGGTCGCCTGCGGTACACGGCAGTAGAGAGTCCAGATCCTCGTCGCGACCGCTGCAGCCGCGACAGTGCCTACGTCCAGGCGGCTGATGAGCATGAAGGGCACTACAGCCGCGGCGTAGTTGTTCATCTGCCTGAGCCCGATGCCAAGACTCGTGGTAAACATCTCCCGGGTCAACGGGATAATCCGCTGTTGGTCGGAGCCCGCAACGCGTTCCCCCCGGGATTGGGAGAAATGCCGCACCAGAATGACGAATCCGCAGGCAGCGGTCAAAACCTGGGCGATCACCGTCGCAATGGCTACTGCCATCACCGGGTTGGCTGCCAATACTTTCAGCGGGCCATACACCAAGGCTGCGTTGAAGGCGGCATTCAGGACGAACACCGTAGCGATGAGGACTATCGAAGCGCGTTGTCGTCCCACGATGCGCAGGGTGATCGAAACGGCTGCCAGGGCCAACGTGAACGGAATGCCAAGCATCCGCACCGTCAAGTAATCGGTTGCTATGGCAGCCACTGCCGGCTCAGAGCCCACGAGGTCAAAAATCAGGGGAACAACTCGGCTGACCAGCATTCCGGCAGCAGTCCAGACGGCGGCGACCAGAAGCAGCGCTGCAAACAGTTTGGGCAACAAGCTGCTGGCGTCGTTGCGGCCCTCAGCGCGGGCCAATTTCACGGCGAAAACGTCGATGATGCCCGCAAAGAACGCCATGAACAGTGCGGTGACCAGATCGCCCAAACCTATGCCAGCCACCATGAGTGCCCCAAACGGGGCCACGAAGGCCAGGTCGATGGCCCCGTTTCCCGCGCTCAGGAGATCGACTGCGAACATGGTCCCGGCCAAGGAGACAAACGTCCGTGGCGAAAGTATGGTGTGGGAAGCCGCGCCCGACTCTGCCGTGTCCTCCGTTGAATTGACCTGTTGTGACATCAGCTCAGCTTGCTGCCAACTGCTGCCGCACAGCCATCAGCGTTGCATGGACGTTGTTGTCCAGCATGTTGTCTACCGTGGCCAACACCTCGGACGGGTCCGGGAGCATGCAGCCGAGGACCAGATAACGGGCTATGGCTTTGTCCACCATTCCCGCTTTGGTGTACTGCTGCGCTGCTTTGCGCAAGTGGTGGGTCACGTAAGGAGCCCCCAGGGAGGTGGCTCGATCATAGGTTTCTGCAGCCAACTCAGCCTTGCCGAAGGCTGCGAGCACATCTGCGTACTCACCAGCGCTCACTGACCACAGCGGATCCCAAGCGACCAGGTCCTTGGCGGCTTGAATCGCCTTTTCCTCGTCCCGTGAGACGTAGAGATGTTCTTTAACGGAGGACTCAAGGTATGTCTTATGCAGATTGCGGGCGAAGGGAGCGTCGCTGTCTTCCATGGCCCTCTGAGCTGAAACAGCCGCTTCATTCATGAGTGCCCGAGTACGGGAAACGTCACCGATCTCGGCAGGGATCATCGCCACGCCGCGGTACCAGGCCGACGTCGAAACGGCAGGTATCTTCTTTCCGTGCTCCAGAACCACCGTGTTTCCTGTCCTGGCGAACCACTCGAAATCTTCTTTAGTGACTCCGACACCCTTCAAATACCAGACCACGGCAATGCTGCAAGCGTCGAGCAAGCGGTGGGCCGGGACCTCCTGGGATGCTGCAGTCCTGCGAACCTCTGACATGAGGTTCACGTCCAGCCCACGTCCTTGGGTGCGGTTTCCAATGATGTACCGAAGCAGTGCGGCCTCAAACTGGAAACGGGCTCCACGATCACCTGCCCGCGTCAACACGCTACTTGCAAGCTCGAACCGAGACAGGGTGACCAGGGCACTGGCCAGGACCACAACGTCAGGGTCATCCATCGACTCAACGCGGTCCAAACGCTCCTGGAGCTCACTCACGCGTTCACCGCCGTGAGTACGAAGCATCGTCACGTCTTCGTAGTCGAGCCCGTGAAGGTCGCACACCTCTCGAACAACATCCGGCTCAAAAACCTGCCCTATCGGATAGTAGTAGTCGCCCGGGACGGTGGCTGTGAACGCAGCCACGTTCTCGCGGGAAAATTCCACGATCTCGTCCTGCTGCGAGGGCAAATCAAATCCGATGATTGTTTCTGTGAAAGAGTTCCAGCGGTCCCATCCGGCAATCTCGGAAATATTCAAAGCTTTGCTGATGGATTTGGCATGGTTAATACGTGATATCAATGCGTGCTCCTCATTTCAGGACGTCAAGCGTGAAATTGCACCCATCAGCAGGTCCGCGGCGCGCATGGCATCCGCCAGGACGGCCGGCTCCCGCGCTTCCCGGGCGGCACTGAACTCCACAATGTCCAGACCGACGATGGGATTATTGCGAAGAACCACATCCAGGACCCTTATGAGGTCGGCCGTATCCATTCCAATGTGCGCAGGGTATCCCGTGGAACCCATTTGGGCCTGTTGGATGACATCAACGTCAATCGAAACGTAGGTGGGCACCTCAGAGCCGAGCGCCTCTACCAGCCCCGGTTCGTCCCGCAGCAGCGGGGAGGTCACAGGAATAATGCCCGCGCTCACGTCCAGGCGCCCTGATAACTCTGCAGACGACGACGCGCTGATTGCGATAAAGGGATCCATTCCTACCTGCAGCACACTCCGCCGACCCAGTTGCTCGCCCACATGGGAGATGACGTTGGTGTTGAACAGTGGATCCAAGGGCTTAGATGTCACCGGTTCCCACAGTTGTATGTCCAAGTGCTGGTCGAACTGAATCACCCGGGCGGGCGCAGTTCCCCTGGCTATGAGACCGCTGATGACTCCGGCAGTAATGCTGTGGTCACCCCCGATGACGCATGGCACAGAACGGGAATCGAGGTCGGCGACGACACTTCCGATCTCATCCGCCACTTCCTGGGCAGAGGACCCGACCGGAACGATGTCCCCCAGATCAACGGCAGCGAAATCCGTTCGACGAGTCTCCGCGTTCATCAGGCAACCATCCGGGTAGCCCCAGGTATAACGGCGGGAAGCAGCCCGAAGAAACGCCGGGCCGTTTTCTGCACCGTCGTGTGGAGAGCCTGCTGAGGATGCCACTCCCAGAATTGCCACACGGGCACTACCAAGGTCGCGCGGGTCCGCGCCGACGGCAAGTCCGGCAAACCCGCGCGGTGGTTTTCTAAGCATCACGTTCCGTGTCAATAGGGCGGCAATGGGGCCGGTTGGGCGCTAACCCAACCGGCCCACCAAATTACTTGGCCAGGATAGCTTCGAGTTCAGCATCAATCGACTGAACGGCCACAAGACCTTCGGTCGCAGCTTCGGTACCAAATTCTTCTTCGAAGAAGATGCCCGGAGTTGCCGCACGGAAGAAAGCAGGGCTCTTCTCGTAGTTCTTTTCAGTCATTTAATTCCCCTCCAATTAAAATTGCCAATCAGATATTGATTGAACTCCAGCAATACGTACTGATCAGTACGTGAACACGCTAACACACGCATTCCGCCCAAAACAGGGCTCCAGAGGGATTTCTAAATCAACTTTATCGCCTTATATCAAGTGCATTTTGAAATCAAGTCAAGTGCCGTCTGGTCAAAACAATTGCAGATGCAGGAAAGTTCAAATTGTGCAAGTCAAATTGATGGACGCCCCGCTATGCGGGCACTCAAGAGGGCCACTGGTGCCTGAAAACTGGGTCTGCCGTGCACACATCCCGGTTATCGGCGACAATTCAATGATGAGCATCCCGTCATCGTCCCCGGCCAACGTCCGAGTCGACGCTTGGCTGTGGGCGATCCGCGCGTATAAGACCCGTTCCGCTGCCACGGCCGCCTGCCGAGCAGGGCACATCCGGATCAACGGGAACCCGGTCAAGGCGTCGCAGAGCGTGATCATTGGAGACACCATCCGGGTCCGGGAGTCAGGCTGGGAGCGGATCCTTGAGGTACGGCGTCTCATCGCCAAACGTGTCGGCGCCGAAGCCGCTTCCCACTGCTTCACCGACCACACTCCCCCGCGTCCCGTAGCCCCCAAGCTCGGCCTCCCCCAGCGAGACCGCGGCGCCGGCCGACCCACCAAGAAGGACCGACGGGACATGGAGAAACTGCGGGGCTAGGTGTAGAGATGAGCTGCTCTATGCACTTATCCACAGGCCGACTTTTCTGACATGAATCCTGCTCCGCCCCCGGCCTAGACTGACCGGCACACCGCCGAACTGCTGCTGGGGAGCTTTCCATGTCACTACCGTCGTTTGCCTCTTTTCCTTTTGTTCGTATCCGAACGGGGGTAGTGGGAGTCGGCGTTCTGGTGCTTCTG
This genomic interval from Paenarthrobacter aurescens TC1 contains the following:
- a CDS encoding PQQ (pyrrolo-quinoline quinone) enzyme repeat domain protein, with the protein product MTLDAVSAMGLHSRHAMGKTSMECTAQTTWPGSRRREPQVVAVRTVNEKSLLSDDHVPVAFNASPLPVADIGVIIGGEDGRVRFLDTTMQREYWVRRLDAGIYSSPVAIPGAADFLVASTGGMVVRFDLRGRAVWTAALSGPVLGTIAYSPDGGTAYVPVFGHRLVALDVASGNTKWTFDTASATYQNTYAYDRAPYASPVVFESGEVVVVDHDDVACLQADGLLQWRARANGIIRSSPTICKDMVVCATTEGVLCRWTRSGTQLADLTMGGRIDGSLASIRELVIVPVRGQGISAVDAVTGAREWHWTGGGLFEYTSLVLGEEQTVLFTSDRGTVCCLDACSGAFLWESSQIIGRPDHPTAVHTSPMPCGDGSLYVASYDGDCYRFDHPMLEDPESGRRP
- a CDS encoding putative integral membrane protein, with product MSQQVNSTEDTAESGAASHTILSPRTFVSLAGTMFAVDLLSAGNGAIDLAFVAPFGALMVAGIGLGDLVTALFMAFFAGIIDVFAVKLARAEGRNDASSLLPKLFAALLLVAAVWTAAGMLVSRVVPLIFDLVGSEPAVAAIATDYLTVRMLGIPFTLALAAVSITLRIVGRQRASIVLIATVFVLNAAFNAALVYGPLKVLAANPVMAVAIATVIAQVLTAACGFVILVRHFSQSRGERVAGSDQQRIIPLTREMFTTSLGIGLRQMNNYAAAVVPFMLISRLDVGTVAAAAVATRIWTLYCRVPQATLGAVGVFVGYSRGRSQQDAHAVVQRSRKYVVWPSFIAAAGVAAAVPVLAKVLGGDEVDVGLVWLLTAAYLIAVPAYVVENLCGEILTVEQRAAWLSLPSTVVTYLVTIPIAIVGILVWESALVAVASAAVASLLLALRYSMRTRQLGYRLMGGA
- a CDS encoding hypothetical protein (identified by Glimmer2; putative); its protein translation is MISRINHAKSISKALNISEIAGWDRWNSFTETIIGFDLPSQQDEIVEFSRENVAAFTATVPGDYYYPIGQVFEPDVVREVCDLHGLDYEDVTMLRTHGGERVSELQERLDRVESMDDPDVVVLASALVTLSRFELASSVLTRAGDRGARFQFEAALLRYIIGNRTQGRGLDVNLMSEVRRTAASQEVPAHRLLDACSIAVVWYLKGVGVTKEDFEWFARTGNTVVLEHGKKIPAVSTSAWYRGVAMIPAEIGDVSRTRALMNEAAVSAQRAMEDSDAPFARNLHKTYLESSVKEHLYVSRDEEKAIQAAKDLVAWDPLWSVSAGEYADVLAAFGKAELAAETYDRATSLGAPYVTHHLRKAAQQYTKAGMVDKAIARYLVLGCMLPDPSEVLATVDNMLDNNVHATLMAVRQQLAAS
- a CDS encoding putative Arginase family protein (identified by match to protein family HMM PF00491) is translated as MTRNVMLRKPPRGFAGLAVGADPRDLGSARVAILGVASSAGSPHDGAENGPAFLRAASRRYTWGYPDGCLMNAETRRTDFAAVDLGDIVPVGSSAQEVADEIGSVVADLDSRSVPCVIGGDHSITAGVISGLIARGTAPARVIQFDQHLDIQLWEPVTSKPLDPLFNTNVISHVGEQLGRRSVLQVGMDPFIAISASSSAELSGRLDVSAGIIPVTSPLLRDEPGLVEALGSEVPTYVSIDVDVIQQAQMGSTGYPAHIGMDTADLIRVLDVVLRNNPIVGLDIVEFSAAREAREPAVLADAMRAADLLMGAISRLTS
- a CDS encoding hypothetical protein (identified by Glimmer2; putative), encoding MTEKNYEKSPAFFRAATPGIFFEEEFGTEAATEGLVAVQSIDAELEAILAK
- a CDS encoding putative S4 domain protein (identified by match to protein family HMM PF01479), with the protein product MNTLTHAFRPKQGSRGISKSTLSPYIKCILKSSQVPSGQNNCRCRKVQIVQVKLMDAPLCGHSRGPLVPENWVCRAHIPVIGDNSMMSIPSSSPANVRVDAWLWAIRAYKTRSAATAACRAGHIRINGNPVKASQSVIIGDTIRVRESGWERILEVRRLIAKRVGAEAASHCFTDHTPPRPVAPKLGLPQRDRGAGRPTKKDRRDMEKLRG